In Castanea sativa cultivar Marrone di Chiusa Pesio chromosome 6, ASM4071231v1, a single window of DNA contains:
- the LOC142640099 gene encoding uncharacterized protein LOC142640099 — protein sequence MEETIVSLKLLIDTENQRVLYAEAGKDFIDFLFHILVLPAGSYIPLLKKHEMVGSFHNIFESVENLSSSYLKPYVNKETILNPKVHIYDGTAGSVPRLLPNIESSISTKFYRCSNNYNLNCCKYVAYDFSSICPSCRLVMSSEVSFVDLPSAMNMESSSEGGYVKGLVSYMVMDDLEVKPMSIVSGTTTLLNRFNVKEIGALEEKVVDLGMDERVKLLKASQQSKTVLTDVFLPRMEVETGSEMAT from the exons ATGGAAGAAACCATTGTGAGTTTGAAACTTCTAATAGACACAGAAAACCAAAGAGTACTTTATGCAGAAGCGGGCAAGGATTTCATCGACTTCCTCTTTCACATTCTGGTCCTTCCGGCCGGATCTTACATCCCGCTTCTCAAAAAGCACGAAATGGTTGGCAGCTTCCATAACATTTTCGAGAGCGTTGAAAATTTGAGTAGTTCTTACCTTAAACCATACGTGAACAAAGAGACTATCCTAAACCCCAAAGTACACATCTATGATGGTACTGCTGGTAGTGTCCCTCGCCTATTACCAAACATTGAATCATCCATATCCACTAAATTCTACCGGTGTTCTAATAATTACAACCTAAACTGTTGTAAATATGTGGCCTATGATTTCAGCTCAATCTGTCCTTCGTGCCGGCTTGTTATGAGCAGCGAGGTAAGTTTCGTAGACCTACCAAGCGCAATGAATATGGAGTCCTCCAGTGAGGGAGGCTACGTGAAAGGCCTGGTTTCATACATGGTGATGGATGATCTGGAGGTGAAACCCATGTCCATTGTCTCTGGTACTACCACTCTGCTTAACAGGTTCAATGTCAAGGAAATAGGGGCTCTTGAGGAGAAAGTGGTCGATTTGGGCATGGATGAG CGTGTGAAATTGCTGAAAGCTTCTCAGCAATCGAAGACTGTTCTGACTGATGTTTTTCTCCCGAGAATGGAAGTTGAAACAGGAAGTGAAATGGCAACCTAA